A genomic segment from Flavobacterium inviolabile encodes:
- a CDS encoding aconitate hydratase, with protein MAFDIEMIKKVYDNMAERVDKARELVGRPLTLSEKILYSHLWEGTPTQAFTRGKDYVDFAPDRVACQDATAQMALLQFMHAGKNKVAVPTTVHCDHLIQAKVDAKTDLARAKSQSSEVFDFLSSVSNKYGIGFWKPGAGIIHQVVLENYAFPGGMMIGTDSHTVNAGGLGMLAIGVGGADAVDVMSGMAWELKFPKLIGVKLTGKLSGWTAPKDVILKVAGILTVKGGTGAVVEYFGEGATAMSCTGKGTICNMGAEIGATTSTFGYDDSMDRYLRSTGRADVADAANKVAQYLTADAEVYANPEQYFDQVIEINLSELEPHLNGPFTPDLATPISKMREEAEKNNWPLKVEIGLIGSCTNSSYEDIARAASLAKQVADKKLKTKAQFTITPGSEQVRYTIERDGFIDTFDKIGATVFANACGPCIGMWDREGAEKEERNTIVHSFNRNFSKRADGNPNTLAFVGSPELVTALAIAGDLGFNPLTDKLINEDGEEVMLDEPTGDELPKKGFAVEDAGYQAPAEDGSGVQVAVSPTSERLQLLDPFQPWNGENITGAKLLIKAFGKCTTDHISMAGPWLRFRGHLDNISNNMLIGAVNAFNQKTNNVKNQLTGEYAEVPAVQRAYKAAGVPSIVVGDHNYGEGSSREHAAMEPRHLGVKAVLVKSFARIHETNLKKQGMLALTFANEADYDKIQENDTINFLDLKEFAPGKQLTLEFVHADGTKDIIMVNHTYNQGQIGWFVAGSALNLIAAGKA; from the coding sequence ATGGCTTTTGATATTGAAATGATTAAAAAAGTGTATGATAACATGGCTGAGCGTGTTGATAAAGCACGTGAACTTGTTGGTCGTCCATTAACATTATCGGAAAAGATTTTATATTCTCACTTGTGGGAGGGGACTCCAACACAAGCTTTTACAAGAGGTAAGGATTATGTTGATTTCGCTCCGGATAGAGTAGCGTGTCAAGATGCGACTGCGCAGATGGCATTATTGCAGTTCATGCACGCAGGAAAAAATAAAGTTGCCGTTCCAACAACGGTTCACTGTGATCACTTGATCCAGGCTAAAGTTGATGCAAAAACGGATTTAGCGAGAGCAAAATCACAAAGTAGTGAAGTATTCGATTTCCTTTCTTCTGTTTCCAATAAATACGGAATCGGATTCTGGAAACCGGGAGCAGGTATTATTCACCAGGTAGTTTTAGAAAACTATGCTTTCCCGGGCGGTATGATGATCGGTACGGATTCACACACTGTAAATGCAGGTGGATTAGGAATGTTAGCTATTGGAGTTGGTGGAGCAGATGCTGTTGATGTAATGTCGGGTATGGCTTGGGAATTAAAATTTCCAAAACTTATCGGGGTTAAATTAACAGGTAAATTATCAGGATGGACGGCTCCAAAAGACGTTATCTTAAAAGTAGCCGGAATTCTTACGGTAAAAGGAGGAACAGGAGCTGTTGTGGAATACTTCGGAGAAGGAGCTACGGCAATGTCTTGTACCGGTAAAGGAACAATCTGTAATATGGGTGCTGAGATTGGTGCAACAACATCAACTTTCGGATATGATGATTCAATGGATCGTTACCTGCGTTCAACAGGACGTGCAGATGTTGCAGATGCAGCAAACAAAGTAGCACAATATTTAACAGCAGATGCGGAAGTATATGCTAATCCGGAACAATATTTCGATCAGGTAATCGAAATCAACCTTTCAGAATTAGAGCCGCACTTAAACGGACCTTTCACTCCGGATTTGGCAACGCCAATCTCAAAAATGAGAGAAGAGGCTGAGAAAAATAACTGGCCTTTAAAAGTTGAAATCGGATTAATCGGTTCTTGTACAAACTCTTCTTATGAAGATATTGCCCGTGCTGCTTCATTGGCAAAACAGGTTGCGGATAAAAAATTAAAAACAAAAGCACAATTCACAATCACACCGGGATCAGAGCAGGTTCGTTATACTATCGAGCGTGACGGATTCATCGATACTTTCGATAAAATCGGGGCAACAGTATTTGCAAATGCCTGCGGACCATGTATCGGAATGTGGGATAGAGAAGGTGCTGAAAAAGAAGAAAGAAATACAATCGTTCACTCTTTCAACCGTAACTTCTCTAAACGTGCCGATGGTAACCCGAATACATTAGCATTCGTAGGTTCTCCGGAATTGGTAACCGCTTTAGCGATTGCAGGTGATTTAGGATTTAACCCGCTTACGGATAAATTAATCAATGAAGACGGTGAAGAAGTAATGTTAGACGAGCCTACAGGAGATGAATTACCTAAAAAAGGATTCGCTGTAGAAGATGCAGGATACCAGGCACCGGCAGAAGACGGTTCAGGTGTTCAGGTAGCAGTTTCGCCAACATCGGAGCGTTTGCAATTATTGGATCCGTTCCAGCCTTGGAATGGTGAAAACATTACCGGAGCAAAATTATTGATCAAAGCTTTCGGAAAATGTACAACCGACCACATTTCAATGGCAGGTCCTTGGTTACGTTTCCGTGGTCACCTGGATAATATTTCTAACAATATGTTGATTGGAGCAGTAAATGCTTTTAACCAAAAAACAAATAACGTTAAGAACCAGTTAACAGGAGAATATGCAGAAGTACCGGCGGTACAACGTGCTTATAAAGCGGCAGGTGTTCCGTCTATCGTTGTGGGTGACCATAACTACGGAGAAGGATCTTCCCGTGAGCATGCTGCAATGGAACCACGTCATTTAGGTGTGAAAGCGGTATTGGTAAAATCATTTGCCCGTATCCACGAAACAAACCTTAAAAAACAAGGTATGTTAGCGTTAACGTTTGCAAACGAGGCAGATTACGATAAAATCCAGGAAAACGATACGATCAACTTCTTGGACTTAAAAGAATTTGCACCAGGTAAACAATTAACATTAGAATTTGTTCACGCTGACGGTACAAAAGATATCATCATGGTAAACCATACCTACAACCAGGGTCAGATTGGCTGGTTTGTGGCTGGTTCTGCCTTAAACTTAATTGCTGCCGGAAAAGCATAA
- a CDS encoding acyltransferase family protein, with translation MNGTKITGTERVFGLDVMRAAAILMVLGGHLLWIYPDCPKILSQLFTLFGFWGVELFFVLSGFLIGGILYRLFLKTDFTRATVFYFLQRRWFRTLPNYFLVLLLNCGIGLLFGFQMTHVGYYFLFLQNFATTMPAFFPESWSLSVEEFAYLISVLALFTAAILIPGKNRSRLFITVVLGLIAVFIGTKIGYYCWTSNTTLIQWNVSLKAVVIYRIDSILIGAAFSWLSLNYPEFWVKQKIKMAASGCVLIVLMYVGVGFFRILIADYPFFWNVLYLPVTSLTFALFLPVLSGWKTAPAWLLKPVTLVSLISYSVYLLHYSLILQLLKYWIDTTALVGWQLHLFTIMYLGITFLLSYLLYRYYEKPLMALRK, from the coding sequence ATGAATGGTACTAAAATAACCGGAACGGAACGTGTTTTCGGATTAGATGTTATGCGTGCTGCGGCAATCCTGATGGTTTTAGGTGGCCATTTATTGTGGATTTACCCGGATTGCCCGAAAATATTATCCCAGCTCTTTACGTTGTTCGGATTTTGGGGAGTGGAGCTGTTTTTTGTATTAAGCGGCTTCCTGATTGGCGGCATTCTATACCGTTTGTTTTTAAAAACGGACTTTACCCGGGCAACCGTTTTTTACTTTCTGCAAAGAAGATGGTTCCGGACACTGCCTAATTACTTTCTGGTATTGCTGCTCAATTGCGGCATCGGGTTGTTGTTTGGTTTTCAAATGACGCATGTCGGTTACTACTTCCTTTTTTTGCAAAACTTTGCCACAACCATGCCGGCCTTTTTTCCGGAATCCTGGAGCCTGTCGGTAGAAGAATTTGCCTATCTGATTAGTGTGCTGGCGCTTTTTACTGCGGCTATACTGATTCCGGGAAAAAACAGATCCCGTCTTTTTATAACAGTGGTTTTAGGGTTGATAGCCGTATTTATAGGAACCAAGATCGGATATTACTGCTGGACGTCCAATACAACCCTGATCCAGTGGAATGTATCGTTAAAAGCCGTAGTGATCTATAGGATAGACTCTATTTTAATCGGGGCGGCCTTTAGCTGGCTGTCTCTTAATTATCCGGAATTCTGGGTAAAGCAAAAGATAAAAATGGCTGCTTCAGGTTGTGTGCTGATAGTGCTGATGTATGTGGGAGTAGGTTTTTTCCGGATCCTGATTGCAGACTATCCGTTCTTTTGGAATGTACTCTATTTGCCGGTTACCTCGCTCACGTTTGCGCTGTTTCTGCCTGTTTTGTCCGGATGGAAAACGGCTCCGGCCTGGCTGCTTAAGCCGGTTACTTTGGTGAGCCTGATCTCATATTCCGTTTACCTGCTTCATTACAGCCTTATCCTGCAATTACTCAAATACTGGATCGATACCACGGCTCTGGTGGGCTGGCAGCTGCATCTTTTTACAATAATGTATCTCGGCATTACTTTTTTACTGAGTTATCTGCTGTATCGTTATTATGAAAAACCGTTAATGGCACTCCGGAAATAA
- a CDS encoding AAA family ATPase: MSDVAAIQNLVQKQKALKQEIAKIIVGQDEVVNQIVLSIFAGGHALLVGVPGLAKTLMVNTISQALGLEFKRIQFTPDLMPSDILGSEILDESRTFKFIKGPIFSNIILADEINRTPPKTQAALLEAMQEKSVTIAGHHYKLDLPFFVLATQNPIEQEGTYPLPEAQLDRFMFAVKLNYPTFEEEVQVVKSTTTDVKVQVNPLFTAQEIIDFQHLIRRIPVADNVIEYAVSLVSKTRPDNALATDFVKNYLDWGAGPRASQNLILAAKTNAALNGKFSPDIEDVKAVATGILRHRIIKNYKADAEGITEEMIIDKLI; encoded by the coding sequence ATGTCAGACGTTGCAGCAATTCAGAACTTGGTTCAAAAGCAAAAAGCACTTAAGCAGGAAATCGCTAAAATTATTGTAGGCCAGGATGAAGTAGTTAATCAAATTGTACTAAGCATCTTTGCTGGTGGTCATGCCTTGTTGGTAGGAGTTCCCGGATTAGCCAAAACCTTAATGGTCAATACGATTTCACAGGCTTTGGGACTTGAATTTAAACGGATTCAGTTTACGCCCGATTTGATGCCGTCCGATATTTTGGGAAGTGAGATCTTAGATGAAAGCAGGACCTTTAAATTTATCAAAGGCCCTATTTTTTCGAATATAATTTTAGCCGATGAGATTAACCGTACACCGCCAAAAACACAGGCAGCCTTATTGGAAGCCATGCAGGAAAAATCGGTTACGATAGCCGGGCATCATTACAAACTGGACCTGCCGTTCTTTGTACTGGCAACACAAAACCCGATTGAGCAGGAAGGAACCTATCCGTTACCGGAAGCGCAGTTGGACCGTTTTATGTTTGCGGTAAAATTGAATTATCCCACCTTTGAAGAAGAAGTACAGGTAGTGAAAAGCACAACAACAGATGTGAAAGTACAGGTAAACCCATTATTTACAGCGCAGGAAATAATCGATTTCCAGCACCTGATCAGACGTATTCCGGTAGCGGATAACGTGATTGAATATGCCGTGTCTTTAGTGAGCAAAACACGTCCTGATAACGCATTGGCAACAGACTTCGTGAAAAACTATCTGGATTGGGGAGCCGGACCGCGTGCTTCGCAAAACCTGATCCTGGCCGCTAAAACAAATGCCGCATTAAACGGTAAGTTTTCACCGGATATTGAAGATGTAAAAGCCGTTGCAACCGGAATTCTGCGCCATCGTATTATTAAGAATTACAAAGCTGATGCAGAAGGAATTACGGAAGAAATGATTATTGATAAATTGATATAA
- a CDS encoding peptidylprolyl isomerase, with translation MKFINKKAAFIFGLTVAIFGTAQAQKSPKKKIDGVVAVVGEYVVLDSDIDKTFVELQAQGIDIKNITRCEMFGKLLEDKLYAHQAIQDSIVVTDQEVHDFMNSQLDQMVEQVGSIDKVVKFYNKKNLEEFKTYFFDIVKMNKLTSQMQRKVVDAVEITPEEVRTFFKGIPKEDLPVFGAEMEVAQIVVKPKISDAEKQRVINQLKDIKKDVMENGASFYSKAVLFSDDKASVPTGGFYKMTRKTAFVKEFKDVAFSLAEGEISEPFETMYGYHIIYLEKIRGQELDLRHILIIPKVSDDAMKEAKEKIEKIRQRIVNGEISFADAARSSSDEKETRNSGGILVNPRTLETRFELTKMDPTLYSQVSDLKDGKVSLPLVDNDDKGTKCYKLMTVTNRYDEHTADYAKDYIKIKELALKEKQIKAIAKWTDEKIKETYIKINGEYRDCKFTNNWLKK, from the coding sequence ATGAAGTTTATAAATAAAAAAGCGGCTTTTATTTTTGGATTGACGGTTGCCATCTTCGGAACGGCACAGGCGCAGAAAAGTCCAAAAAAGAAGATTGATGGAGTAGTAGCCGTTGTTGGGGAATATGTTGTTTTGGATTCAGATATCGACAAAACATTTGTCGAATTACAGGCACAGGGGATCGACATTAAAAACATTACCAGATGTGAAATGTTTGGTAAACTATTGGAAGATAAATTATATGCACACCAGGCAATACAGGACAGTATTGTTGTAACCGATCAGGAAGTACACGATTTTATGAATTCACAGCTGGACCAGATGGTAGAGCAGGTGGGGTCTATTGATAAAGTAGTTAAATTTTACAACAAGAAAAATCTGGAAGAATTTAAAACCTACTTTTTCGACATTGTAAAAATGAACAAGCTGACTTCGCAGATGCAGCGTAAAGTTGTTGATGCTGTCGAAATCACTCCGGAAGAAGTGCGTACCTTCTTTAAAGGAATTCCAAAAGAAGATTTACCGGTTTTCGGAGCAGAAATGGAAGTAGCCCAGATTGTGGTAAAACCTAAAATCTCGGATGCCGAAAAACAAAGGGTGATCAACCAGCTGAAAGACATCAAAAAAGACGTTATGGAAAACGGAGCCAGTTTCTACAGCAAGGCCGTTTTGTTTTCAGATGATAAAGCTTCCGTTCCAACCGGAGGATTCTACAAAATGACCCGTAAAACAGCTTTCGTAAAAGAATTTAAAGATGTGGCGTTCAGTCTGGCCGAAGGTGAAATTTCGGAACCGTTTGAAACCATGTACGGCTACCATATTATTTACCTTGAAAAAATCAGAGGACAGGAACTGGATTTAAGACACATCCTGATTATTCCTAAAGTATCGGACGATGCAATGAAAGAAGCAAAAGAAAAAATCGAGAAAATCCGTCAGCGAATCGTAAACGGAGAGATCTCTTTTGCCGATGCAGCCCGTTCTTCTTCAGATGAAAAAGAAACCCGTAACAGTGGGGGTATCTTGGTTAATCCAAGAACATTGGAAACCCGTTTCGAATTAACAAAAATGGATCCGACGTTATACAGCCAGGTTTCCGATTTAAAAGACGGAAAAGTTTCCTTGCCGTTAGTGGATAATGACGATAAAGGAACGAAATGTTACAAATTAATGACGGTTACCAATCGTTATGACGAGCACACGGCCGACTATGCTAAAGACTATATCAAGATTAAAGAATTAGCCTTAAAAGAAAAACAAATCAAAGCCATTGCAAAATGGACTGATGAGAAAATTAAAGAAACCTATATCAAAATTAACGGAGAATACAGAGATTGTAAATTCACGAATAATTGGTTGAAAAAATAA
- a CDS encoding peptidylprolyl isomerase → MKLKHVLLGLFVAANTFSYAQDKTKKVLFNIDNHPFYTDEFSRVYKKNLDLVKDESQKDLDQYLDLFLGYKLKIQKANKLGLQNEANYIAELKSYRTQLSRNYMTDTKVTKELVDEAYKRSLKEIKASHILINVDENASPADTLKAYNQALDIRKKAIAGEDFGDLAARFSQDPSAKDNKGDLGYFSVFRMVYPFETAAYKTKKGEISMPVRTRFGYHLVKVNDIRDNRGQVTVAHIMLMKAENPIEGEAVKNTIEDIYKKIKQGESFETLAQQFSQDRSSAGKGGLLQRFGSGELSSEAFENVAFSLKNSGDVSEPFQSQFGWHIVKLIEKFPVRDFADTQTEFESRVRKDDRSKLIDASLNDKLTKKYAVEKNAKLYAKAAKLVTDKFYTQEWEVPAATKELEGNLLVINKEKGITAMNFLEFVNTQQKTKWGLKPIGKVVDQLYGKFIQNQLVAYYNDNLEKENPEFANVMDEYRDGLLLFDLMEKEIWNKAKTDTLGLKAFYEKHVADYQWNPRVEANVFSSTKEEAIQQTLKFLKKKKSIDFIKEQLNKDNKVSIMVKSGVFEEGSDALPKHQKLELGLSDVFKDGNYYFITQVTKKLPKGAKTFEETKGKVINDYQQYLESKWVDDLKKEFTIKVNKDVFTQVKQELQQ, encoded by the coding sequence ATGAAATTAAAACATGTTCTGTTAGGTCTTTTTGTTGCTGCGAATACGTTCTCTTATGCGCAGGATAAAACAAAGAAAGTGCTTTTCAATATTGATAATCATCCTTTTTATACTGATGAATTTAGCAGAGTCTATAAAAAGAACCTTGATTTGGTAAAAGACGAATCACAAAAAGATTTGGATCAGTATCTGGATCTTTTTTTAGGTTACAAACTCAAAATTCAGAAAGCAAATAAATTAGGCCTGCAGAATGAAGCCAATTATATTGCAGAACTAAAATCGTATCGTACGCAATTGTCAAGAAACTATATGACAGATACGAAAGTTACCAAAGAACTGGTAGACGAAGCCTACAAGCGCTCGCTTAAAGAAATAAAAGCTTCCCATATCCTTATTAATGTTGACGAAAATGCGTCGCCTGCCGATACGCTAAAAGCCTACAACCAGGCTTTGGATATCCGTAAAAAAGCAATTGCCGGAGAAGACTTCGGAGATTTGGCAGCCCGTTTTTCACAGGATCCGTCTGCAAAAGACAACAAAGGAGATTTAGGCTATTTCTCTGTATTCAGAATGGTTTACCCTTTTGAAACTGCTGCTTACAAAACCAAAAAAGGAGAAATTTCAATGCCGGTTCGCACCCGTTTCGGATACCACCTGGTAAAAGTAAACGACATTCGGGACAACCGCGGTCAGGTAACGGTAGCTCACATTATGCTGATGAAAGCCGAAAACCCGATTGAAGGAGAAGCGGTTAAAAACACAATTGAAGATATCTACAAAAAAATAAAACAGGGTGAAAGCTTTGAAACCCTGGCGCAGCAATTCTCGCAGGATCGCTCTTCTGCCGGTAAAGGCGGACTTTTACAGCGTTTCGGTTCGGGAGAACTAAGCTCGGAAGCCTTCGAAAATGTGGCCTTCTCATTAAAAAACTCAGGCGATGTGTCCGAACCGTTCCAAAGTCAGTTCGGATGGCATATCGTAAAACTGATTGAAAAATTCCCGGTTCGTGACTTTGCAGACACGCAAACGGAATTTGAATCCAGAGTTCGTAAAGACGACCGATCCAAATTGATCGATGCTTCCCTGAATGATAAGCTGACCAAAAAATATGCTGTAGAGAAAAACGCAAAACTATATGCCAAAGCGGCAAAACTGGTTACCGATAAATTCTATACTCAGGAATGGGAAGTGCCGGCAGCTACAAAAGAACTGGAAGGAAATCTTTTGGTGATCAACAAAGAAAAAGGCATTACCGCGATGAACTTCCTGGAATTTGTCAATACACAGCAAAAAACCAAATGGGGTCTGAAACCAATCGGTAAAGTTGTAGACCAGTTATACGGTAAATTCATCCAGAACCAGTTGGTAGCGTATTATAACGACAATCTGGAAAAAGAAAATCCGGAGTTTGCCAATGTAATGGATGAGTACAGAGACGGATTGCTGTTGTTTGATTTAATGGAAAAAGAAATCTGGAACAAGGCAAAAACCGATACCCTTGGCTTAAAAGCATTCTACGAAAAGCATGTGGCTGATTACCAGTGGAACCCAAGAGTGGAAGCAAATGTATTCTCTTCAACAAAAGAAGAAGCCATTCAGCAGACTTTGAAATTCTTAAAAAAGAAAAAATCAATTGACTTCATCAAAGAGCAATTGAATAAAGACAATAAAGTTTCCATCATGGTAAAATCGGGTGTATTCGAAGAAGGAAGCGATGCTTTGCCGAAACACCAGAAACTGGAATTGGGACTTTCGGATGTTTTTAAAGACGGGAACTATTATTTTATCACCCAGGTAACGAAAAAACTGCCTAAAGGAGCAAAAACATTTGAAGAAACCAAAGGGAAGGTAATCAATGACTATCAGCAATATCTGGAAAGCAAATGGGTTGATGACCTGAAAAAAGAATTTACGATAAAAGTAAATAAAGATGTTTTCACGCAGGTGAAGCAGGAGTTGCAGCAATAA
- a CDS encoding peptide chain release factor 3, whose product MSFQKEIQRRRTFGIISHPDAGKTTLTEKLLLFGGAIQEAGAVKSNKIKKGATSDFMEIERQRGISVATSVLAFNYKDKKINILDTPGHKDFAEDTFRTLTAVDSVIVVVDVAKGVEEQTEKLVEVCRMRNIPMIVFINKLDREGKDAFDLMDEVEKKLGLKVTPLSFPIGMGYDFKGIYNIWEKNINLFEGDSRKNIEETIAFSDIANPELEKIIGEKPANKLREELELIDEVYPPFDRNEYLEGKLQPVFFGSALNNFGVRELLDCFIEIAPSPRPKDSDTREVKPDENKFSGFVFKIHANMDPKHRDRLAFIKIVSGVFERNKPYLHVRLGKNLKFSSPNAFFAEKKEIVDISYPGDIVGLHDTGNFKIGDTLTEGELMSFKGIPSFSPEHFRYINNADPMKAKQLDKGIDQLMDEGVAQLFTLEMNNRKVIGTVGALQYEVIQYRLEHEYGAKCSYENFPAFKACWVRPDDTKNEEFAEFKRIKQKFLAKDKYGQLVFLADSDFSIQMTQSKFPTVKLHFTSEMD is encoded by the coding sequence ATGAGCTTTCAGAAAGAAATTCAACGCAGAAGAACCTTTGGTATTATTTCCCACCCCGATGCGGGTAAAACCACCTTAACGGAAAAACTATTATTATTCGGAGGGGCTATTCAGGAAGCAGGGGCTGTAAAAAGCAACAAGATCAAGAAAGGAGCAACTTCGGATTTTATGGAGATTGAACGCCAGAGAGGGATTTCGGTTGCCACTTCTGTACTTGCTTTTAATTATAAGGACAAAAAGATCAACATTCTCGATACTCCGGGTCACAAGGATTTCGCAGAAGATACTTTCCGTACGCTAACAGCTGTTGACAGTGTAATTGTTGTTGTTGACGTGGCAAAAGGTGTGGAAGAGCAAACGGAAAAACTGGTAGAAGTGTGCCGTATGCGTAACATCCCGATGATTGTTTTTATCAACAAACTGGATCGAGAAGGTAAAGACGCTTTTGACTTAATGGATGAAGTGGAGAAAAAATTAGGCTTAAAAGTTACTCCTTTGAGTTTCCCTATCGGTATGGGATATGATTTTAAAGGTATCTATAACATCTGGGAAAAGAACATCAATCTTTTTGAAGGAGACAGCCGTAAAAATATTGAAGAAACCATTGCTTTTTCGGACATCGCCAATCCGGAACTTGAAAAGATCATTGGTGAAAAACCGGCTAATAAATTACGGGAAGAATTAGAATTAATTGATGAAGTTTATCCGCCGTTCGACAGAAACGAATACCTGGAAGGAAAACTGCAACCTGTATTTTTCGGTTCGGCCTTAAATAATTTCGGGGTTCGGGAGCTACTGGACTGTTTTATTGAAATAGCACCGTCACCGCGACCAAAAGATTCCGATACCCGGGAGGTAAAACCCGATGAGAATAAATTCTCCGGTTTTGTCTTTAAAATTCACGCCAATATGGATCCGAAACACCGTGACCGTCTGGCTTTTATTAAAATCGTATCGGGCGTATTCGAAAGAAACAAACCGTATTTACACGTTCGTCTGGGTAAAAACCTGAAATTCTCAAGTCCGAATGCTTTCTTTGCCGAGAAGAAAGAGATCGTTGATATTTCCTATCCGGGTGATATTGTAGGCTTGCACGACACCGGAAACTTTAAGATCGGAGATACTTTAACAGAAGGAGAATTGATGAGCTTTAAAGGCATCCCGAGTTTCTCTCCGGAGCATTTCCGTTATATCAACAACGCCGATCCAATGAAGGCTAAACAGCTTGACAAAGGAATCGACCAGCTTATGGACGAAGGGGTAGCCCAGTTATTTACTCTGGAAATGAACAACCGTAAAGTAATCGGAACGGTTGGTGCCTTACAGTATGAAGTTATCCAATACCGTCTGGAGCACGAATATGGCGCTAAATGTTCCTATGAAAATTTCCCGGCATTCAAAGCCTGCTGGGTAAGACCGGATGATACTAAAAACGAAGAGTTCGCCGAATTTAAACGTATCAAGCAAAAGTTCCTGGCAAAAGACAAATACGGTCAGTTGGTATTCCTTGCCGATTCTGATTTCTCGATACAGATGACACAAAGCAAGTTCCCGACGGTTAAATTGCATTTCACCTCGGAAATGGATTAA
- a CDS encoding IS3 family transposase (programmed frameshift): MKDTTTTRVKRTQKDYNMAFKLAVVSRVEQGEMTYKQAQTVYGIQGRSTVLVWLRKYGNLDWSKPNLLFMSKSKETPAQIIKRLEKELAGEKLRNKILNTMIDISDSQYGTQIRKKFFSQTIFRLREGAGISLSKSCRLFGISRQAIYQEQKRILDRESELLKVKHLVLSLRLEMPRIGTRKLYYLLSKQFDQQGVKIGRDALFGYLRREKLLVKPMKSYTKTTYSKHWLHKYENLLKECEIKRPEQVYVSDITYVKSSRKTHYLSLVTDAYSRKIMGYKLSDDMSSENVVQALKMAIQNRKSTLPLIHHSDRGLQYCSKIYQEVLAKNGITPSMTDGYDCYQNALAERINGILKNEFLFYKCKDGQTLGKLIKTAIETYNAKRPHLSLMMKTPNFIHEKTSQVNLTG, encoded by the exons ATGAAAGACACAACAACAACGCGAGTTAAGCGTACTCAAAAGGATTATAATATGGCTTTTAAATTAGCTGTAGTTTCCCGAGTTGAACAAGGCGAAATGACCTATAAACAGGCTCAAACTGTTTACGGTATCCAAGGCAGAAGTACTGTTTTGGTTTGGCTTCGAAAATATGGTAACTTAGACTGGAGTAAACCAAATCTGTTATTTATGTCTAAATCTAAAGAAACCCCGGCTCAGATTATTAAACGATTAGAGAAAGAACTGGCAGGTGAGAAACTTCGAAATAAGATTCTCAATACGATGATCGACATTTCTGATAGTCAGTACGGAACCCAGATCCGAAAAAAGT TTTTCTCCCAAACCATCTTCCGACTCCGGGAAGGAGCAGGAATAAGTTTGTCCAAAAGTTGCCGATTGTTTGGGATAAGTAGGCAAGCTATATATCAGGAACAAAAAAGAATCCTCGATCGGGAATCTGAGTTACTCAAAGTAAAGCATCTGGTTCTTTCTTTGCGATTGGAAATGCCACGTATAGGGACACGTAAACTATATTACCTACTTTCGAAGCAATTTGATCAACAGGGTGTAAAGATAGGTCGTGATGCCTTATTTGGTTATCTAAGAAGGGAGAAGTTACTTGTTAAACCAATGAAGAGTTACACTAAAACTACCTATTCTAAACATTGGCTACACAAGTACGAAAATCTTTTGAAAGAGTGTGAGATTAAACGTCCTGAACAGGTATATGTAAGCGACATCACTTATGTCAAATCATCCCGGAAAACCCATTATCTGTCTTTAGTTACTGATGCTTATAGCAGAAAAATAATGGGGTATAAGCTGAGTGATGATATGAGTTCTGAAAATGTGGTACAGGCATTAAAAATGGCTATACAGAATAGGAAATCAACATTACCCCTGATACATCACTCCGATAGAGGATTACAATATTGTTCTAAAATTTATCAGGAAGTATTAGCTAAAAACGGTATTACACCCTCTATGACTGACGGATATGATTGTTATCAAAATGCTTTAGCTGAAAGAATAAACGGAATTTTAAAAAACGAATTCTTGTTTTATAAATGCAAAGATGGTCAGACTTTAGGAAAGCTTATAAAAACAGCGATAGAAACGTATAATGCTAAAAGACCTCATTTGAGTTTAATGATGAAAACGCCTAATTTTATACATGAAAAAACCAGCCAGGTAAACCTGACTGGTTAA